One part of the Gemmatimonadota bacterium genome encodes these proteins:
- a CDS encoding PspA/IM30 family protein, whose product MARGIFYRMADIVKANVNDLITRAEDPEKMIRQMILEMEEAVNKATASVGTAVANEKRLERQYLEKQDQIEAWQKKAELAVEAGEDDLARRALERKAANQEAMHDLEVALEESRKTSSQLKQQLTQLKAKLDEARTRQGTLIARRRAAEARKQIARGLSGVGEDAFSSFERFRQRIESEEAEAEAHQEMASADPSLEEEFSKLERKSTVEDELSALKKKMGQKDA is encoded by the coding sequence TTACAGAATGGCCGACATCGTCAAAGCCAACGTCAACGACCTGATCACCCGCGCAGAAGACCCGGAAAAAATGATCCGCCAGATGATTCTGGAAATGGAAGAAGCCGTCAACAAAGCCACAGCCTCAGTCGGCACGGCTGTAGCCAATGAAAAACGCCTGGAAAGACAATATCTCGAAAAACAAGATCAAATCGAAGCATGGCAAAAAAAAGCCGAATTAGCCGTTGAAGCTGGCGAAGACGACCTTGCACGCCGCGCCCTCGAGCGCAAAGCTGCAAATCAGGAAGCCATGCACGACCTTGAAGTCGCCCTCGAAGAAAGCCGTAAAACCTCGTCCCAACTCAAACAACAACTCACCCAACTCAAAGCCAAACTCGACGAAGCCCGCACCCGCCAGGGCACCCTGATTGCTCGCCGCCGTGCAGCCGAAGCCCGCAAGCAAATCGCCAGGGGCCTCTCAGGAGTGGGTGAAGACGCTTTTTCGAGCTTTGAACGATTCCGTCAGCGCATCGAATCCGAAGAAGCCGAAGCAGAAGCCCATCAAGAAATGGCGAGTGCCGACCCCTCTCTGGAAGAAGAATTTTCCAAACTCGAGCGCAAAAGCACAGTAGAAGACGAACTCAGTGCGCTAAAAAAGAAAATGGGACAAAAAGATGCGTGA
- a CDS encoding sigma-70 family RNA polymerase sigma factor: MEKKVKTQDQNLIRASLSGDRRAFETLYHKYQSQIYGTLAQRISDRDTIDDLMQDTFFRAYRSLHTFKGQAAFSTWLTQIALNVYRSHLRSQQVRQNWVYQTEDPEVVHNVLRDLIPGALPDQIVEKRERIQLVHKSIQNLPERYRKAMWLRYVMDWSYEEITQALRVPLGTVKTWLCRARRQLKSEFRKLGLQPG, from the coding sequence ATGGAGAAAAAAGTGAAAACACAGGATCAAAACCTGATTCGCGCATCCCTCTCGGGTGACCGCCGGGCATTTGAAACGCTCTACCACAAATATCAAAGTCAGATCTACGGCACCCTCGCACAGCGCATTTCAGACCGCGACACCATTGACGACCTGATGCAAGACACATTTTTTCGCGCCTATCGCTCGCTACACACATTCAAAGGCCAGGCAGCATTTTCGACCTGGCTCACGCAAATTGCCCTCAACGTCTATCGCTCGCACCTGCGCTCGCAGCAAGTGCGGCAAAACTGGGTCTATCAAACCGAAGACCCCGAAGTCGTACACAACGTCCTCCGCGACCTCATACCCGGCGCGCTACCAGACCAGATCGTAGAAAAACGCGAACGCATACAATTGGTCCACAAAAGCATACAAAACTTGCCCGAACGCTATCGCAAAGCCATGTGGCTGCGCTACGTCATGGACTGGTCCTACGAAGAAATCACACAGGCGCTTCGCGTTCCGCTTGGAACCGTGAAAACCTGGCTCTGCCGCGCCCGCCGCCAACTCAAAAGCGAATTTCGCAAACTCGGTTTACAACCCGGATAA